The Pseudomonas sp. DG56-2 genome contains a region encoding:
- a CDS encoding TIGR02647 family protein, translated as MSFTPDLIAELEVLALFNLDSSQEGIKVHNTASQELIAAAQRLYDKGLTDQHDGGYLTSLGHDAAEHAQQLLTILKVAQPA; from the coding sequence ATGTCGTTTACCCCCGATCTGATTGCCGAGCTGGAAGTCCTTGCCCTGTTCAACCTGGATAGCAGCCAGGAAGGTATCAAGGTTCACAACACTGCCTCTCAAGAGCTCATCGCTGCCGCCCAGCGCCTGTACGACAAAGGTTTGACCGACCAGCATGATGGCGGCTACCTGACCAGTCTGGGGCATGATGCGGCCGAACACGCACAGCAACTGCTGACTATCCTGAAAGTCGCCCAACCGGCCTGA
- a CDS encoding glutathione S-transferase — protein sequence MLKLHGFAVSNYYNMVKLALLEKGIPFEEVLFFGGQSPQALKVSPRGKVPVLETEHGFLSETNLILEYIEQTHPDNKPLLPADAFAQAKVRELAKEIELYIELPARACYPEAFFGAKVDPVIKDKAKTELMAGVETLKRNGTFSPYVAGNQMTIADMKFCFSLDLASAVGKKVFDMDLLEDFPQAQTLLNHFKQNPNVQKIAADKDAQMPVFLEMVRSGKR from the coding sequence ATGCTCAAGCTTCATGGATTCGCGGTTAGCAACTACTACAACATGGTCAAGCTGGCGCTGCTGGAGAAAGGAATTCCTTTTGAAGAAGTTCTATTCTTCGGCGGCCAGAGCCCGCAGGCACTGAAAGTCAGCCCGCGGGGCAAGGTGCCGGTGCTGGAGACCGAACATGGCTTTCTGAGTGAAACCAACCTGATTCTGGAATATATCGAACAGACGCATCCTGATAACAAGCCATTGCTGCCCGCAGATGCCTTCGCCCAGGCCAAAGTGCGTGAGCTGGCCAAGGAAATCGAGCTGTATATCGAGTTGCCGGCCCGTGCGTGTTATCCCGAGGCTTTCTTTGGTGCCAAGGTCGATCCGGTTATCAAGGACAAGGCGAAAACCGAGTTGATGGCCGGGGTGGAAACGCTAAAGCGCAATGGCACGTTCTCGCCATACGTTGCCGGCAACCAGATGACCATTGCCGACATGAAGTTCTGCTTCAGCCTTGATCTGGCCAGTGCAGTGGGCAAGAAGGTTTTTGATATGGATCTGCTGGAGGATTTTCCTCAGGCCCAGACGCTGCTCAATCATTTCAAGCAGAATCCCAACGTGCAGAAAATCGCAGCAGACAAGGATGCGCAGATGCCTGTTTTCCTTGAGATGGTGCGTAGCGGCAAGCGCTAG